The Balaenoptera acutorostrata chromosome 10, mBalAcu1.1, whole genome shotgun sequence genome has a window encoding:
- the STAB1 gene encoding stabilin-1 isoform X3 translates to MAGPWDHHLLCLLALCLAGSSFIGGQKVQSRRCDMKTKFVTHIPCTPCPAIKKRVCPSGWLREFPEKISQDCRYEVQLGDSLLSMSGCSLECSKDVVQKACCPGYWGSQCYECPGGAETPCNSHGTCLDGIDRNGTCVCQENFSGSACQECRDPNRFGPACQSVCSCVHGVCRHGPLGDGSCLCFAGFTGPHCDQELPVCQALNCPQNSQCSAEAPTCSCLPGHTQQGGECLAPDPCQPSPCSPVAQCSVSPRGQAQCRCPENYHGDGTVCLPQDPCTTNNGGCPSNSTLCLYKRPGQATCSCKPGLVSTNHNASAGCFAYCFPYSCDRSATCQVTPDGKTSCVCKEGEVGDGRACYGHLLHEVQKASQTSMTLLRLRVAFAMLDQGCREILSTSGPFTVLAPSISSRTMNASLAQQLCRQHIIAGQHMLEESGTQPTRRWWTLAGQEITVTFSRFRQKYTYKYKDQPQQTFTIHKANYPAANGIFHVVTALRWQPPPELPEDPKRTIGQILASTEAFTRFETILENCGLPSFLDGPGPFTVFAPSNEAVDGLRDGRLVYLFTAGLSKLQELVRYHVYSHGQLTVEKLISKGRVLTMANQVLAVNISEEGRILLGPEGVPLRRVGVLAANGVIHMLEGILLPPTILPILPKLCNEEQHKVVAGSCVDCQALNTSMCPPNSVKLDISPEECVYIHDPTGLNVLKKGCAHYCNQTILKPGCCKGFFGPDCVQCPGGFSNPCYGKGNCSDGVQGSGACLCFPDYKGIACHICSNPNKHGDQCREDCGCVHGLCDNRPGSGGVCQRGTCAPGFSGRFCNESTGNCGPTEQAQQCHLHARCVNQGDVARCLCLDGFEGDGFSCTPSNPCSRPDRGGCSENAECVPGAPGTHHCTCHKGWSGDGRVCVAIDECELDVRGGCHADALCSYVGPGQSQCTCKLGFAGDGYVCSPIDPCRAGNGGCHDLATCRAVGGGQRVCTCPPGYGGDGFSCYGDIFQELEANAHFSIFYQWIKGAGITLPADSRVTALVPSESAIRRLSPEDQAFWLQPRMLPQVVRAHFLQGALSEEELARLDGQSVATLSPTARWEIHNISGRVWVQNASVDVADLLATNGVLHVLSQVLLPPRGDVLGGQGLLQQLDSVPAFRLFRELLQRHRLVPQIEAATAYTIFVPTNHSLEAQANSSGLDLDVVRHHVILGEALSTEALRRGGHRNSLLGPVHWLVFYNHSGQPEVNHVPLEGPVLEAPGRSLFGLSGVLTVGSSRCLHSHAEALREKCVNCTRKFRCTQGYQLEDTPKKSCVYRSGYSFSRGCSYTCAKKIQVPDCCPGFFGTLCEPCPGGLGGVCSGHGQCQDRLLGSGECRCHEGFHGTACEMCELGRYGPNCTGVCDCAHGLCQEGLRGDGSCVCNVGWQGLRCDQKITGPQCPQKCDPNANCVQDSAAAPACVCAAGYSGDGIYCAVVDPCAHDHGGCSPHANCTNVAPGQRTCTCLDGYTGDGELCQEVNSCLIHHGGCHMHAECIPTGPQQVSCSCREGYSGDGIRTCVLLDPCSQNNGGCSPYAVCKSTGDGQRMCTCDAVHTVGDGFTCRARVGLELLRDKHASFFSLHLLEYKELKGNGPFTIFVPHADLMTNLSQDELARIRANRQLVFRYHVAGCRQLRSQELLEEGYATTLSGHPLRFSEREGSIYINDFARMVSSDHVAVNGVLHFIDRVLLPPEALHWEPDAAPIPRRNFTAAAESFGYKIFSGLVTMAGLLPLLRDSFHRPFTMLWPTDSALQALPPDRQVWLYHKDHRDKLAAILRGHVIRNVEALASDLPNLGPLRTMHGTLISFSCSRARPGELTVGEEDARIVQRHLPFEGGLAYGIDQLLEPPGLGARCDRFETRPLWLKVCSICGLEPPCPEGSQEQGSPEACWRYFSKFWTSPPLHSLALRSVWARPSHWGQPQGLGRGCYRNCVTTTWKPSCCPGHYGSECRACPGGASSPCNGHGTCMDGMSGSGYCRCRSRFAGMACELCAPGAFGPLCQACNCTSHGHCDEGLGGSGSCFCDEGWTGPHCEVQLGEWALCLCPPCTLVYTCTHQCMPQLHTEVEGGLGGQPLTWMCGVGPGGQSCSLCVLHPAHPRPCAALATAVSAAWATKGMAARAQVSGNVRWEAPLPSPPLLSPGPTTLSLPPVVDLCQDGRGGCSEHANCSQVGTVVTCTCLPDYEGDGWSCRARNPCEDGHRGGCSEHADCLSTGPNTRRCACHAGYVGDGLQCLEEPEPPVDRCLDQPPPCHVDAVCTDLHFQEKRAGVFHLQAPSGPYSLNFSQAEAACGAQGAVLASLPQLSAAQQLGLHLCLVGWLANGSAAHPVVFPAADCGDGQVGVVSLGARENLSERWDAYCYRMQDVACQCRDGFVGDGASVCNGKLLDVLATTANFSTFYGVCRGPGSGPGGWYSRDPCGESLPTTLSPPSQMLLGYANATPRGLDFLDFLDDELTYKTLFVPVNEGFMDNLTLSGPDLELHASNTTFLSTNASQGTLLPAHSGLSLIISDTGPDNSSQAPVVPGAVVVSHVIVWDIVAFNGIIHTLASPLLAPPQPRAVVAPEARPVAAGAGAVVAAGVLLGLAAGALYLRARSRSAGFGFSAFQAEDDAADDFSPWQEGTSPTLVSVPNPVFGSHDAFCEPFDDSLLEDDFPDTQRILEVK, encoded by the exons ATGGCAGGGCCCTGGGACCACCACCTGCTCTGCCTCCTGGCCCTCTGCCTGGCAGGCTCCAGCTTCATCGGGGGGCAGAAG GTACAGTCCAGACGCTGCGACATGAAGACCAAGTTTGTCACTCACATACCCTGCACCCCGTGCCCTGCCATCAAGAAGCGGGTGTGTCCTTCGGGCTGGCTTCGGGAGTTCCCGGAGAAGATCTCACAGGACTGCCG ATACGAGGTCCAGCTGGGGGACTCTTTGTTGTCTATGAGCGGCTGCAGCCTGGAGTGCTCGAAGGACGTGGTGCAGAAGGCCTGCTGCCCTGGCTACTGGGGGTCCCAGTGCTATG AGTGCCCTGGGGGTGCCGAGACCCCATGCAACAGCCACGGAACCTGCCTGGATGGCATAGACAGGAACGGGACCTGTGTGTGCCAG GAAAACTTCAGCGGCTCAGCCTGCCAGGAGTGTAGAGACCCCAACCGGTTCGGTCCTGCCTGCCAGTCAG TCTGCAGCTGTGTGCATGGCGTGTGCCGCCATGGGCCACTCGGGGATGGAAGCTGCCTGTGCTTTGCTGGATTCACTGGACCCCACTGTGACCAAG AGCTCCCCGTCTGCCAGGCCCTGAACTGTCCTCAGAACTCCCAGTGCTCTGCAGAGGCCCCTACCTGCAGCTGCCTGCCTGGCCACACCCAGCAGGGCGGCGAATGCCTAG CCCCTGACCCCTGCCAGCCGTCGCCCTGCTCCCCAGTTGCCCAGTGCTCCGTGAGCCCCAGGGGGCAGGCACAGTGTCGCTGCCCTGAGAACTACCATGGGGACGGAACAGTGTGTCTGCCCCAGGACCCATGCACCACCAACAACGGCGGCTGCCCCAGCAACTCCACCTTATGTCTGTACAAGAGGCCAGGCCAG GCCACCTGCTCATGTAAGCCAGGCCTGGTCAGCACCAACCACAATGCCTCCGCGGGCTGCTTCGCCTACTGCTTCCCCTACTCCTGTGACCGGTCAGCCACCTGCCAGGTGACCCCTGATGGAAAGACCAG CTGTGTGTGCAAGGAGGGCGAGGTGGGAGATGGGCGTGCCTGCTACGGCCACCTGCTCCACGAGGTGCAGAAGGCCAGCCAGACGAGCATGACGTTACTGCGGCTGAGAGTCGCCTTTGCCATGCTGG accagggctgccGGGAGATCCTCAGCACGTCGGGCCCATTCACCGTGCTGGCACCGTCCATATCCTCCAGGACCATGAAC GCATCCCTTGCCCAGCAGCTCTGCAGACAGCACATCATCGCAGGGCAGCACATGCTGGAGGAGTCAGGGACCCAGCCTACACGCAGGTGGTGGACGCTAGCTGGACAGGAGATCACCGTCACTTTCAGCCGCTTCAGG CAGAAATACACCTACAAGTACAAAGACCAGCCCCAACAGACATTCACCATCCACAAGGCCAACTACCCAGCAGCCAATGGCATCTTCCACGTGGTCACTGCCCTGCGATGGCAGCCCCCACCAGAGCTCCCTGAGGACCCCAAG AGGACCATCGGCCAGATCCTTGCCTCCACTGAGGCCTTCACCCGGTTTGAAACCATCCTGGAG AACTGTGGGCTGCCCTCCTTCCTGGATGGCCCTGGGCCCTTCACAGTCTTTGCCCCCAGCAATGAGGCAGTGGATGGCTTGCGGGATGGCCGCCTGGTCTACCTCTTCACAGCG GGTCTCTCCAAACTGCAGGAGCTGGTGAGGTACCATGTCTATAGCCACGGCCAG ctGACTGTTGAGAAGCTCATCTCCAAGGGCCGGGTCCTCACCATGGCAAACCAGGTCCTGGCTGTGAATATCtcagaggag GGGCGCATCCTGCTGGGACCTGAGGGGGTCCCCCTACGGAGGGTGGGCGTGCTGGCTGCCAACGGCGTCATCCACATGCTGGAGGGCATCCTGCTGCCCCCGACCATCCTGCCCATCCTGCCCAagctctgcaacgaagagcagcacAAGGTCGTGGCG GGCTCCTGTGTGGACTGCCAAGCCCTGAACACCAGCATGTGCCCCCCCAACAGCGTGAAGCTG GACATCTCCCCTGAGGAGTGTGTCTACATCCATGACCCTACTGGGCTGAACGTCCTGAAGAAGGGCTGCGCCCACTACTGCAACCAGACCATCCTG AAACCTGGCTGCTGCAAAGGGTTTTTTGGGCCTGACTGTGTGCAGTGTCCTGGGGGCTTCTCCAACCCCTGCTATGGCAAAGGCAAC tgCAGTGATGGGGTCCAGGGCAGCGGGGCCTGCCTCTGCTTCCCAGACTACAAGGGCATCGCCTGCCACATCTGCTCCAACCCAAACAAGCATGGAGACCAGTGCCGGGAAG ACTGCGGCTGTGTCCACGGTCTATGTGACAACCGTCCAGGCAGTGGGGGGGTGTGCCAGCGTGGCACATGTGCCCCAGGCTTCAGTGGCCGCTTCTGCAACGAGTCCACAGGGAACTGTGGGCCCACAGAACAGGCCCAGCAGTGCCACCTGCATGCCCGCTGCGTTAACCAGGGGGATGTTGCCAG gtgtcTCTGTCTCGATGGCTTTGAGGGTGACGGCTTCTCCTGCACACCCAGCAACCCCTGCTCTCGCCCAGACCGTGGCGGATGCTCGGAGAAT GCTGAGTGTGTCCCTGGGGCCCCAGGCACCCACCACTGCACATGCCACAAGGGCTGGAGTGGGGACGGTCGTGTCTGCGTGGCCATCGACGAGTGTGAGCTGGATGTGCGAGGCGGCTGCCACGCTGACGCCCTCTGCAGCTATGTGGGACCCGGGCAG AGCCAGTGCACCTGCAAGCTGGGATTCGCGGGGGACGGCTACGTGTGCAGTCCCATTGACCCCTGCCGGGCAGGCAACGGTGGCTGCCATGATCTG GCCACCTGCCGGGCAGTGGGAGGAGGTCAGCGGGTCTGCACATGCCCCCCTGGCTATGGGGGTGATGGCTTCAGCTGCTACGGAGACATCTTCCAA gaGCTGGAGGCAAATGCCCACTTCTCCATCTTCTACCAGTGGATCAAG GGGGCCGGCATCACTCTTCCTGCTGACAGCCGAGTCACAGCCCTGGTGCCCTCGGAGTCTGCCATCCGTAGGCTGAGCCCTGAGGACCAGGCCTTCTGGCTGCAGCCGAGGATGCTACCGCAAGTGGTCAG GGCCCATTTTCTCCAGGGCGCCCTGTCTGAGGAGGAGCTGGCCCGGCTGGATGGGCAGAGTGTAGCCACCCTGAGCCCCACCGCACGCTGGGAGATTCACAACATCAGTGGG AGGGTCTGGGTGCAGAATGCCAGCGTGGACGTGGCTGACCTCCTTGCCACCAATGGTGTCCTACATGTCCTCAGTCAG GTCTTACTGCCTCCGAGAGGGGATGTGCTGGGGGGGCAGGGATTGCTGCAGCAGCTGGACTCAGTGCCTGCCTTCCGCCTCTTCCGGGAGCTGCTGCAG CGCCACAGGCTGGTACCCCAGATTGAGGCTGCCACCGCCTACACCATCTTCGTGCCAACCAACCACTCTCTGGAGGCCCAGGCCAACAGCAGCGGCCTG gACTTGGACGTAGTGCGACACCATGTGATCCTGGGGGAGGCGCTTTCCACAGAGGCCCTGCGCAGGGGGGGACACCGCAACTCCCTCCTGGGCCCTGTGCACTGGCTTGTCTTCTACAACCATAGTGGCCAg CCTGAGGTGAACCACGTGCCGCTGGAAGGCCCTGTGCTGGAGGCCCCTGGCCGCTCACTGTTTGGCCTGTCCGGGGTCCTGACAGTGGGCTCAAGCCGCTGCCTGCACAGCCACGCAGAGGCCCTGCGG GAGAAATGTGTAAATTGCACCCGGAAATTCCGCTGCACTCAAGGCTACCAGCTGGAG GACACCCCCAAGAAGAGTTGTGTCTACCGGTCTGGCTACTCCTTCTCCCGGGGCTGTTCTTACACGTGTGCCAAGAAGATCCAG GTGCCTGACTGCTGCCCTGGCTTCTTCGGCACACTGTGTGAGCCGTGCCCGGGGGGTCTGGGTGGTGTGTGCTCGGGCCACGGGCAGTGTCAGGACAGGCTCCTGGGCAGTGGGGAGTGCCGCTGCCACGAGGGCTTCCACGGAACGGCCTGTGAGATGTGTGAGCTGGGCCGCTACGGGCCCAACTGCACTGGAG TGTGTGACTGTGCCCACGGGCTGTGCCAGGAGGGGCTCCGAGGGGACGGAAGCTGTGTCTGTAACGTGGGTTGGCAGGGCCTCCGCTGTGACCAGA AAATCACTGGCCCTCAATGCCCGCAGAAGTGTGACCCCAATGCCAA CTGCGTCCAGGACTCGGCTGCAGCCCCTGCCTGCGTCTGTGCCGCGGGGTACTCGGGCGACGGCATCTACTGTGCAG TGGTGGACCCTTGTGCCCATGACCACGGGGGCTGCTCCCCCCACGCCAACTGCACCAATGTGGCACCTGGTCAGCGGACATGCACCTGCCTGGATGGCTACACGGGTGATGGGGAGCTGTGCCAGG AAGTTAACAGCTGTCTCATCCACCACGGGGGCTGCCACATGCACGCCGAATGTATCCCCACAGGCCCCCAGCAG GTCTCCTGCAGCTGCCGCGAGGGTTACAGTGGGGACGGCATCCGGACTTGTGTGCTCCTGGACCCCTGCTCCCAG AACAATGGAGGCTGCAGCCCCTATGCTGTGTGCAAAAGCACAGGGGATGGCCAGAGGATGTGTACCTGCGATGCAGTCCACACTGTGGGTGATGGCTTCACCTGCCGTGCCCGAGTCGGCCTG GAGCTCCTTCGGGACAAGCATGCCTCATTCTTCAGCCTCCATCTCCTG GAATACAAGGAGCTCAAGGGGAATGGGCCTTTCACAATCTTTGTGCCGCATGCAGATCTAATGACCAACCTGTCGCAG GATGAGCTGGCCCGGATTCGTGCCAATCGCCAGCTTGTGTTCCGCTATCACGTGGCTGGTTGCCGGCAGCTGCGAAGCCAGGAGCTGCTAGAGGAGGGCTATGCCACCACACTCTCCGGGCACCCGCTGCGCTTCAGTGAGAGGGAG ggcagcATATACATCAATGACTTCGCACGCATGGTGAGCAGCGACCATGTGGCTGTGAACGGTGTCTTGCATTTCATCGACCGTGTCCTGCTGCCACCTGAAGCGCTGCACTGGGAGCCTGACGCTGCCCCGATTCCGCGG AGAAACTTCACCGCCGCTGCGGAGAGCTTCGGTTACAAGATCTTCAGTGGCCTTGTGACG ATGGCTGGCCTGCTGCCCCTGCTTCGAGATTCATTCCATAGGCCCTTCACAATGCTGTGGCCCACAGACTCCGCCCTGCAAGCTTTGCCTCCCGATCGCCAGGTCTGGCTATACCATAAAGACCACCGTGACAAGCTGGCAGCCATTCTGCGGGGCCACGTGATCCGCAATGTCGAG GCCTTGGCATCTGACCTGCCCAACCTGGGCCCACTGCGCACCATGCATGGGACCCTCATCTCCTTCTCCTGCAGCCGTGCCCGGCCG GGTGAGCTCACGGTGGGAGAGGAGGACGCCCGGATTGTGCAGCGACACCTGCCCTTTGAGGGGGGCCTGGCCTACGGCATTGACCAGCTGCTGGAGCCACCTGGCCTTGGTGCCCGGTGTGACCGCTTTGAGACTCGGCCTCTGTGGCTG AAGGTTTGCAGCATTTGTGGGCTGGAACCACCCTGTCCTGAGGGCTCACAGGAGCAG GGCAGCCCTGAAGCCTGCTGGCGCTACTTCTCAAAGTTCTGGACGTCTCCTCCGCTGCACTCCTTGGCACTGCGCAGTGTTTGGGCCCGGCCCAGCCACTGGGGTCAGCCCCAAGGCCTGGGCAGGGGCTGCTACCGCAACTGTGTCACCACCACCTGGAAGCCCAGCTGCTGCCCTGGTCACTATGGCAGTGAGTGCCGAG CTTGCCCTGGGGGTGCCAGCAGCCCCTGTAATGGCCATGGCACGTGCATGGACGGCATGAGCGGCAGCGGGTACTGTAGGTGCCGTTCGAGGTTTGCCGGGATGGCATGTGAACTCTGTGCCCCGGGTGCCTTTGGGCCCCTTTGCCAAG cctgcaaCTGTACCTCCCATGGCCACTGCGATGAGGGCTTGGGGGGCTCCGGCTCCTGCTTCTGTGATGAGGGCTGGACTGGGCCACACTGTGAGGTGCAGCTGGGTGAGTGGGCCCTGTGCTTGTGCCCGCCCTGCACACTTGTATACACTTGCACACACCAGTGCATGCCCCAACTGCACACTGAGGTGGAAGGGGGTCTAGGAGGGCAGCCACTAACCTGGATGTGTGGGGTGGGCCCCGGGGGACAGAGCTGCAGCCTGTGTGTGCTCCACCCTGCGCATCCCAGGCCGTGTGCCGCGCTGGCCACAGCTGTGAGTGCAGCCTGGGCTACGAAGGGGATGGCCGCACGTGCACAGGTGAGCGGGAATGTGAGGTGGGaggccccactcccctcccctcctctcctgtcGCCTGGTCCAACCACCCTCTCGCTGCCTCCAGTGGTAGACCTGTGCCAGGATGGGCGTGGCGGCTGCAGCGAGCATGCCAACTGCAGCCAGGTAGGCACAGTGGTCACCTGCACCTGCCTGCCCGACTATGAGGGTGACGGCTGGAGCTGCCGGGCCCGCAACCCCTGTGAGGATGGCCACCGCGGGGGCTGCAGCGAGCACGCCGACTGCCTGAGCACTGGACCG AACACACGGCGCTGTGCGTGCCACGCTGGCTACGTGGGCGATGGACTGCAGTGTCTGGAGGAGCCTGAGCCGCCTGTGGACCGCTGCCTGGACCAGCCACCACCCTGTCACGTGGATGCTGTGTGCACTGACCTGCACTTCCAGG AAAAACGAGCCGGTGTCTTCCACCTCCAGGCCCCCAGTGGCCCCTACAGCCTGAATTTCTCACAGGCCGAGGCAGCCTGTGGGGCCCAAGGAGCTGTCCTtgcttctctccctcagctctcTGCTGCCCAGCAG CTGGGCCTTCACCTCTGCCTTGTGGGCTGGCTGGCCAACGGCTCGGCTGCCCATCCCGTCGTTTTCCCGGCAGCAGACTGTGGCGATGGTCAGGTGGGCGTGGTCAGTCTGGGTGCCCGGGAGAACCTGTCGGAGCGCTGGGACGCCTACTGCTACCGCATGCAAG ACGTGGCCTGCCAATGCCGCGATGGCTTCGTGGGCGATGGGGCCAGCGTGTGCAATGGGAAGCTGCTTGATGTGCTGGCCACCACTGCCAACTTCTCCACCTTCTATGGGGTGTGCAGGGGCCCAGGCTCAGGACCAGGGGGGTGGTACAGCCGGGATCCCTGTGGAGAGAGCCTACCCACTACCCTGTCCCCACCATCCCAGATGCTACTGGGCTACGCCAATGCCACCCCGAGGGGTCTCGACTTCCTGGACTTCCTGGACGACGAGCTCACCTACAAGACACTCTTCGTCCCTGTCAACGAAGGCTTTATGGACAACCTC ACACTGAGCGGCCCAGACCTGGAGCTACACGCCTCCAATACCACCTTCCTGAGCACCAACGCCAGCCAGGGTACCTTGCTTCCCGCCCACTCGGGCCTCAGCCTCATCATCAGTGACACGGGCCCTGACAACAGTTCTCAGGCCCCTGTG GTCCCAGGAGCAGTTGTGGTTAGCCACGTCATCGTGTGGGACATCGTGGCCTTCAACGGCATCATCCACACTCTGGCCAGCCCCCTCTTGGCACCCCCGCAGCCT CGGGCAGTGGTGGCCCCGGAGGCCCGACCTGTGGCAGCAGGCGCGGGGGCTGTGGTAGCTGCTGGAGTGCTCCTTGGCCTCGCGGCCGGAGCCCTCTACCTTCGTGCCCGAAGCAGGTCCGCAGGCTTTGGCTTCTCTGCCTTCCAG GCGGAAGATGATGCTGCTGATGACTTCTCCCCATGGCAGGAAGGGACGAGCCCAACCCTGGTCTCTGTCCCCAACCCGGTCTTTGGTAGCCATGATGCCTTTTGTGAGCCCTTTGAC GACTCGCTCCTGGAGGACGACTTCCCTGACACCCAGAGGATCCTCGAGGTCAAGTGA